From the genome of Medicago truncatula cultivar Jemalong A17 chromosome 2, MtrunA17r5.0-ANR, whole genome shotgun sequence:
TAGTtcatgtttgattttatttttgaagagacGAAATCGAATACAAATGTGTATGATAAATTGACAAGTTTTAAGTAAAACAGATATTGTGTATGTACTTGATTCTAACTTaatgacaaatttatttatttttctttacactTGATTTCTTGTTTCAAAATTTCAGTTAAATTTACTTTTACACAAATGTACTAAAATATACATTATTTTACATTTGAACTCAGTTTTAGTCTTGATTTATCTTTATCAAACACATATTTAGctataaaaaattagattaaataataaatcatcTGCGTTCAACTGCGAAAATTAACCTCTTGAGTCTTGCAAATCTCTAATGGACAACAAACTATGTCTAACTTTTTTAACACTAGAGTATACTCAAATGCATAATCAAATCTGAAGTCTTAATTACACtaaaattatcaattatttcatCTAAACGCTCTTAAATGTTTAAAACTTTcaattaatttaacaaaaataaagattgGTTTGGAAGCAAAAGAAAGAACCGTGTGGGCTCCATTCAGCCAGCCACAGAAGAAAGTTCTGCACATTTTGTCCAATTCTTTGCTTCTTCAATCAGGaaagctaaaaataaaaagttgaaatttaatttcaaaccACTTTCAACTTCCTCATATATAAACCAAACCCCTCTCACAACACATATTCATTTCTCACAAACAAACATCTCCCAAGGCTTTCACCACACAAGAAAAAAGAATCTCTCAGCTCACAAAAAATTCACCACATTCAAGCATCAAATAATAGCATTGAAAATCCATTTGATTCTCATTCCGCTCGCTCTctccattttcattttgttctttctttctatgcAAAGATTTTCTTGAAATGGGTAGCTTTAAATTTAAGTGCTTTTTCATCTGATTCCCTTTTTGATTTAATCagattataagtttttttttttacaacagcccagaattaaaattttggtctttcttttatattttgacCAAATCTTTATCTGGGTCATCAAATTACTTCACTTTGATTTCAATAGTTgaatctttttcattttttacataaacccatttcaaaaaatcacttttttttttgtgctttttGATTTTGTGCTTGAGAGAGCGAGCGGAAGATAATGGCTGCAGCTAAGAACAGTGGCAAATTCAACAAAGATTTTGGTGATGAAACTCATAACAATCACAACAAGGTTACCAAGATTGGTGAAAGCCAAGTTAATTGGGAgattgaaaaaggaaaaagtgTTGAAATAAGCTCTTCTCAAAGACATCATTGGAAGCCAGTTTTTGATGAAGCTTCTAATATGTCACATAATAGACCTTACAAGAAAAGCAAAAGTCCTCAACGtgaaaatcaaaaccaaaaccaaaaccaatttcaacctttctcttttccttcttcagcttcttcttcttcaaggCATGTTTTTCCTTTTGCTTTTGATCATAATTCAGAACAATTTCCTCAACAATTTGGTCCCAACAACAATTTACCTTTTCACCCTCcaacacaaaaccaacaacaaatgATATCTTTTGGTACACAGTCACAACAACAGACCAATATTGTTCCATATCCACCAATGTTGTCTCAACAGCAACATCAACAACAGATTCTTCAATATTGGAGTGATGCATTGAATCTTAGTCCAAGAGGaagaatgttgatgatgatgaacaacaataacaataggTATTTGGGGCAATATAGTAATAATAATGGACCAATGTTTAGGCCTCAAATTCAACCTATAAGCACTACAAAACTCTATAGAGGAGTTAGACAAAGACATTGGGGAAAATGGGTTGCTGAAATTCGTCTACCTCGAAACAGAACTCGTTTGTGGTTAGGAACATTTGATACTGCAGAAGATGCTGCTTTAGCCTATGATCGCGAAGCATTTAAGTTAAGAGGTGAGAATGCAAGGCTCAATTTTCCTGATCTTTTTCtcaataaaggaaaagaaaaagaaaatgaaaaagaagaagaacctTCATCACCGCCTCCAACAGAAACAACAATTTCGCCTGTTACTTCTCCTTCAAGTAACACCGCGACAAAGCAGCCTGAACCTCCTCCGATGCAGACACTTCCAATGGAAGAGTCTAATGAGAATGACTCCGGAATTGGATCAAGTGACGCGACAGTGAGTGAAGGCGGAGAAGGAGTTTCAGTTTCGCAGTCTCAAGAATTGGTTTGGAGTGAAATGTCAGCATGGTTTAATGCTATTCCAGCTGCTTGGGGACCAGGTAGTCCTGTTTGGGACGATAATCTATTTTCGCAGTCACAAAATCCGTTTTCCAATCTAAATCAACAATCAGAATTCAATGATTTTGATTCTCATACGGAGTCAGGTTCTTCCATTAGGCCTTTCTTCTGGAATAATGATCAAAATTAAACttgaagttttcttttgtcCTCAAACCAATGGTTGCTGATATTTTTACCAGACAACCTTTGAGCTTAAGGGTCATATACCTTATAGTCTTACCTTTgttcatttaactttattt
Proteins encoded in this window:
- the LOC25487633 gene encoding ethylene-responsive transcription factor ERF053, translated to MAAAKNSGKFNKDFGDETHNNHNKVTKIGESQVNWEIEKGKSVEISSSQRHHWKPVFDEASNMSHNRPYKKSKSPQRENQNQNQNQFQPFSFPSSASSSSRHVFPFAFDHNSEQFPQQFGPNNNLPFHPPTQNQQQMISFGTQSQQQTNIVPYPPMLSQQQHQQQILQYWSDALNLSPRGRMLMMMNNNNNRYLGQYSNNNGPMFRPQIQPISTTKLYRGVRQRHWGKWVAEIRLPRNRTRLWLGTFDTAEDAALAYDREAFKLRGENARLNFPDLFLNKGKEKENEKEEEPSSPPPTETTISPVTSPSSNTATKQPEPPPMQTLPMEESNENDSGIGSSDATVSEGGEGVSVSQSQELVWSEMSAWFNAIPAAWGPGSPVWDDNLFSQSQNPFSNLNQQSEFNDFDSHTESGSSIRPFFWNNDQN